AGGAAGTGAAGTATCTGGTGCCGGGGCTGGAGCGCGGTTTACAGCTGCTGTTGGCCTTTGGCGAGCAGCATCGCGATCTGACCTTTGCCGAACTGCACCGGCTGGTGGATATGCCGAAGGCCACTGCCTATCGCGTGGTGCAGACCCTGGAGTACATGGGATTTCTGGAGCGCAACACGCGCACCAATACCTTTTCACTGGGCATGAATGTGCTGCGTCTCGGCTTTGAGTACATCGCTTCGCTGGACGTGGCGCAGGTCGGCCAGCCGGTGATCGAGCAATTGCGCGACGTGAGCCAGTGCAGCAGCCATCTGGCGATCCGCGACGGGCGCGACATTATCTACATCGCCCGCGTCAGCGCCGCCGGGTCGCGCATCAACCAGGTCAGCATTGGCACCCGCCTGCCGGTGCACTGCACCTCGCTCGGTCGCATGCTGCTGACCGATATTTCCCACGCTGATTTTGAACAATTGTTCCCGCATGAGCGTCTGCCGGGCAACACGCCGGGGCAGCTTCATGATCGTGAAGCTCTGTGGCAGATGGTGCAGCAGGACAAAGCACGCGGGTTTGTCATCGGTGAATCCTTCTTCCGTCACGGCATCTCTTCCATCGTCTACCCGGTGTATGACCGAAGCGGACGCGTGGCGGCGGTGGTCAGCATTCTGGTGCCGTCCGAGGAGATCCCGCAGAGCGACCGCGAGCGCCTGCAAAACGAGGTTCGCCTCGCGGCGGATAAAATTTCTGGCTTCTTAGGGTATTTGTCACAGGCCAGTTAAATCAGTGAGTTAACGTCAGGCGCTTAACTGCGTCGGGCATGTTTTACGCCCAATTTGGGCCAGATGAGGCAACGAACGATGAGTGTAACCGGAATTGAAAAGCTGGAATTTGGCGTGGAAGACCTGACGCACTGCGCCAAATTTATGCGTGATTTTGGCCTGACGGGCGATGCCAGCGGCCAGCGTTTCACCACCCTGAGCGGCGCGCGCGTGGAGCTTAACCCCATCGACAGCCCCGACCTGCCGCCCGCGTTTGAAGCGGGCAACACCATGCGCCGAATGACCTGGGCGGTTGCCGCACAGTCAGATCTGGACGCGCTGCGCCCGAAGCTGGCGCAACAGCCTGGCTTTCGCGAAGTGGGCGACGCGCTGGAGTGCCTGGATCCGAACGGCATGACGCTGCGCGTGCAGGTCAGCCAGCAGACCGAGGTGGAGCTGAACGTCGAGCCGATAAACCAGTGGGGCGACGCCCGCCGTATCGATACCCCCAGCCCGGTTTACGATCGCGCCCAGCCGATCAACGTCGGGCACGTGGTGTTCTTCGTGGAAGAGCTGGCGGCAGTGGAGAAATTCTACCGCGAGGTGCTCGGCTTTCAGGTCTCGGACCGCTATATCAACCGCGCCGTGTTCCTGCGCTGTGGCGCGCGCGGCGGTCATCACAACCTGTTCCTGCTGCAACTGCCGAACCGCAAGCGCGGCCTTAACCACGTGGCCTTTACCGTACGCGACATCCACGAGGTGATCGGCGGCGGTATCGCGATGAATAAACATGACTGGAGCACCTTTATCGGGCCGGGCCGTCATCCGGTGTCGTCGGCGTACTTCTGGTACGTCAACAGCCCGACCGGCGGGGCGTTTGAGTATTACACCAACGACGATTACCTGACGGAA
The sequence above is a segment of the Enterobacter hormaechei ATCC 49162 genome. Coding sequences within it:
- a CDS encoding IclR family transcriptional regulator, encoding MANDQEVKYLVPGLERGLQLLLAFGEQHRDLTFAELHRLVDMPKATAYRVVQTLEYMGFLERNTRTNTFSLGMNVLRLGFEYIASLDVAQVGQPVIEQLRDVSQCSSHLAIRDGRDIIYIARVSAAGSRINQVSIGTRLPVHCTSLGRMLLTDISHADFEQLFPHERLPGNTPGQLHDREALWQMVQQDKARGFVIGESFFRHGISSIVYPVYDRSGRVAAVVSILVPSEEIPQSDRERLQNEVRLAADKISGFLGYLSQAS
- a CDS encoding VOC family protein; the protein is MSVTGIEKLEFGVEDLTHCAKFMRDFGLTGDASGQRFTTLSGARVELNPIDSPDLPPAFEAGNTMRRMTWAVAAQSDLDALRPKLAQQPGFREVGDALECLDPNGMTLRVQVSQQTEVELNVEPINQWGDARRIDTPSPVYDRAQPINVGHVVFFVEELAAVEKFYREVLGFQVSDRYINRAVFLRCGARGGHHNLFLLQLPNRKRGLNHVAFTVRDIHEVIGGGIAMNKHDWSTFIGPGRHPVSSAYFWYVNSPTGGAFEYYTNDDYLTENWQPRELEHSLVSFTEWAVEGGIDHDTRRQQKKPEAV